The Ignavibacteriales bacterium genome includes a region encoding these proteins:
- a CDS encoding NADH-quinone oxidoreductase subunit M: protein MELMGIGVLSWITFIPIVGMILILFIPKENQNAMKWTAAAATFLQLVFAVMIYFHFDRSLTGINSQEGMQMVEKASWIDVRGVPWFGRIHVDYFLGVDGLSVPMVLLTALISFIAVFASWNIPKALKGYMAMLLLLDTGMMGVFVSLDFFLFYVFWEVMLLPMYFLIGIWGGPRREYAAIKFFLYTLLGSVLMLLAVIALYFSVTVPDGTTGERIYTFNMLAMMNPANFQPGSLLAGLGTYWRHLAYIALFVGFAIKVPIFPFHTWLPDAHVEAPTAISVILAGVLLKMGTYGILRISYPIFPELAMYYAWPLAVVALINIIYGALCAMAQQDFKKLIAYSSISHMGIVLLGMSAMNTQGMMGAVFQMFNHGTITAMLFLIVGVIYDRAHTRDIDAFGGLAITMPKYTGIMTVAFFAALGLPGLSGFISEAFSFLGAFQTFRTLTIIATLGIVLTAAYMLWTLQRVFLGQPNEKWASLPDINGRELFTLVPLAIIVLALGLYPALLLDLMTSSLNHLVEFVKQGGGALALVH from the coding sequence ATGGAATTAATGGGAATCGGTGTTCTGAGTTGGATAACGTTCATTCCGATCGTCGGTATGATCCTGATCCTCTTTATCCCAAAAGAGAATCAGAATGCGATGAAATGGACGGCGGCGGCGGCGACATTCCTGCAACTCGTGTTTGCGGTGATGATTTATTTCCATTTTGACCGGAGTCTGACCGGCATCAACTCGCAAGAAGGAATGCAGATGGTCGAGAAGGCCTCGTGGATCGATGTCCGCGGCGTACCGTGGTTTGGAAGGATACACGTGGATTATTTCCTTGGAGTCGATGGTCTGAGCGTCCCCATGGTTTTGCTGACGGCCCTCATCAGCTTCATCGCTGTGTTCGCCTCATGGAACATCCCGAAGGCTCTCAAGGGTTATATGGCAATGCTGCTGCTGCTCGATACCGGGATGATGGGTGTATTTGTGTCGCTCGATTTCTTCCTTTTCTATGTGTTCTGGGAAGTGATGCTCCTTCCGATGTACTTCCTCATCGGCATCTGGGGCGGTCCGCGCCGCGAATATGCTGCAATCAAGTTCTTCCTGTATACGCTCCTCGGAAGTGTCCTGATGCTGCTCGCCGTGATCGCATTGTATTTCAGTGTCACGGTGCCCGACGGAACCACTGGGGAGAGAATATATACGTTCAACATGCTGGCGATGATGAACCCCGCGAACTTCCAGCCCGGCTCGCTGCTTGCCGGATTGGGAACGTATTGGCGGCATCTGGCATACATCGCCCTCTTTGTCGGGTTTGCCATCAAAGTTCCGATCTTCCCCTTCCATACGTGGCTGCCTGACGCGCACGTGGAAGCTCCGACGGCGATCAGCGTCATCCTGGCCGGCGTTCTCCTGAAGATGGGCACCTATGGGATACTTCGTATCAGCTATCCGATATTCCCTGAGCTTGCGATGTACTACGCTTGGCCTCTGGCTGTCGTCGCCCTCATCAATATCATCTATGGCGCTCTCTGCGCCATGGCCCAGCAGGATTTCAAGAAGCTCATCGCCTATTCCAGCATCAGCCATATGGGCATCGTGCTGCTTGGTATGTCCGCCATGAACACGCAGGGAATGATGGGAGCGGTGTTTCAGATGTTCAACCACGGCACCATCACCGCGATGCTCTTCTTGATTGTTGGCGTGATTTACGACCGTGCCCATACGCGTGACATCGATGCCTTCGGCGGCCTCGCGATCACGATGCCGAAATACACTGGAATCATGACCGTGGCATTCTTCGCGGCCCTTGGTCTGCCGGGACTGAGCGGATTCATCTCGGAAGCGTTCTCGTTCCTGGGTGCATTTCAGACTTTCCGCACGCTGACGATCATTGCGACGCTTGGTATCGTTCTGACGGCGGCATATATGCTCTGGACCCTGCAGCGCGTGTTCCTGGGGCAGCCCAATGAGAAATGGGCTTCGCTTCCCGATATCAATGGCCGGGAGCTTTTCACGCTCGTGCCGCTTGCCATCATCGTACTTGCCTTGGGTCTCTACCCGGCGCTATTGCTCGATCTCATGACCTCGTCGTTGAATCACCTGGTTGAATTCGTCAAGCAGGGTGGAGGCGCTCTTGCGCTGGTTCATTGA
- a CDS encoding NADH-quinone oxidoreductase subunit N, with amino-acid sequence MMVDQVLQSLAKFLPETTLTITFCLALLVGVIFRSRPRYSFFVALIGILISIVFTVQEMGTSQSIFSGMIAVDPFAVFFKLVVGVCAVIIFLFSLYSAEVQSTVKRLVEYSSLLVAMTLGMYLMAGATSLLMIVLSIELTGLSSYVLSGYVKEAPDSSEASLKYIIYGALSTGLMLYGISIIFGLTGGAVDVYGINRALSAGTVSPIALLVATLLIIAGMGYKISAVPFHFWTPDVYEGAPITITAFLSVASKAAGFAILIRFFKISFIDSTAFGLPVGFWSVLQGFEWNKIIAILSVLTMTLGNLVAVWQNNLKRLLAYSSIAHAGYMLMGIVVLSDKGIAAVLIYFVVYMFMNLGAFYVVMLVANKTGSEDIDSYKGLGFRAPFIGVSMVIFFISLAGLPPTAGFIGKLFIFASLLDAKWVWLAVVGAINSVISLYYYVRVVRNMFLRDPEGNAGPLVFSAPEIAIVLLLVVPTLLFGLYYSPIVELANASVTMLGVR; translated from the coding sequence ATGATGGTAGACCAAGTCTTGCAGAGTCTGGCGAAGTTTCTCCCTGAAACTACCCTGACGATCACATTCTGTCTGGCGCTGCTTGTCGGCGTCATCTTCCGCTCGAGGCCCAGGTATTCCTTCTTCGTCGCCTTGATCGGCATTCTCATTTCCATAGTCTTCACGGTGCAGGAAATGGGAACTTCGCAATCGATTTTCTCCGGCATGATCGCTGTCGATCCGTTTGCGGTGTTCTTCAAATTGGTCGTCGGAGTTTGTGCGGTGATCATCTTCCTCTTTTCGCTCTATTCGGCCGAGGTACAATCGACCGTCAAACGGCTTGTCGAGTACTCCTCCCTGTTAGTGGCCATGACATTGGGAATGTACCTGATGGCTGGCGCCACCAGCTTGCTGATGATTGTGTTGTCCATCGAATTGACCGGCCTGAGTTCCTACGTGCTTTCCGGCTATGTGAAGGAAGCCCCCGACTCCAGCGAGGCGTCGCTCAAATACATCATTTACGGCGCACTTTCGACTGGCCTGATGCTCTATGGGATTTCGATTATTTTCGGACTCACAGGCGGAGCAGTCGATGTCTATGGAATCAACAGAGCCCTTTCCGCCGGAACTGTCAGTCCGATCGCGTTGCTCGTGGCAACGCTTCTGATCATCGCTGGGATGGGATACAAGATCTCTGCGGTCCCGTTCCACTTCTGGACGCCGGATGTGTATGAAGGCGCTCCGATCACCATCACGGCGTTCCTGTCTGTCGCGTCGAAGGCAGCCGGCTTCGCTATCCTGATCCGGTTCTTCAAGATTTCGTTCATTGATTCAACTGCGTTCGGCCTGCCTGTCGGCTTCTGGTCCGTTCTGCAGGGATTCGAGTGGAACAAGATTATCGCGATACTCTCAGTGCTGACCATGACGCTTGGAAATCTCGTGGCGGTCTGGCAGAACAATCTCAAACGGCTGCTCGCATACTCGAGTATCGCTCACGCGGGCTATATGCTCATGGGAATCGTCGTTCTCAGTGACAAGGGGATTGCGGCAGTGCTGATCTATTTCGTGGTCTACATGTTCATGAACCTCGGTGCTTTCTATGTCGTGATGCTTGTCGCGAACAAGACCGGGAGCGAAGACATCGACTCGTACAAGGGCCTCGGTTTTCGGGCTCCGTTCATCGGCGTGTCGATGGTGATCTTCTTTATTTCCCTGGCAGGTCTGCCGCCAACGGCGGGGTTCATCGGAAAGCTGTTCATCTTCGCTTCGTTGCTCGATGCGAAATGGGTGTGGCTGGCGGTGGTGGGGGCTATCAACAGCGTCATCTCGCTATACTACTACGTCCGTGTCGTGCGGAACATGTTTCTGCGCGATCCTGAAGGGAATGCCGGACCATTGGTCTTCAGTGCTCCTGAAATAGCGATCGTTCTTCTGCTCGTCGTGCCGACACTTCTGTTCGGTCTGTACTACTCTCCGATTGTCGAGCTCGCAAACGCTTCGGTAACGATGCTGGGGGTTCGTTGA